The sequence CAACAAATAAGGATTTATGATAATCTTCATGTCCTCTTCCCGTTCGTTATGGATAAAAGACACCACACGCATTTTCCTGTCATGGTAATCAAAACTGACAGCATCGTAATATTTCACAAGCCGCCGCGCGTTTGACTTATCGTATTCAATCATGTCGCAAAACTCGCCCAGCGTCATCGGCTGTATGCATTCCAATTCCGTAGCAAGCGGTTGATGACAGACGATATTCCATTCAAGATTGATAAACGGCATCAGCATGAAGATATAGCCTAAATGCTTATGCTGACGCGGCACTAGCGACTGATACAGGTTTACCAGTTGCCGGATATAAATTCTTACGCTTCTTTTTCCGTTTGGAATATCGACAGGGAATTGCGCATCCTTGTAGAAATAGCCCCGTGAAAGGTACAATCCGTCTTCCTTTTCCTGCAAATATTCCCGCGCTATTATTTCATCATAGAATTCAGCAAACGGCGTATCGGAAAGATGCAGTATCTTTTTCATGGTTGATTTCTTCATTGGAATAAACTGTGCAGGACGTTCGCCCTTTTTAGGCACTTTCCTTGCCATCTCTCCTATCCCGGATAAATCATAACTGCACATCAATTTATTATCGCCATAATTCAGGTAAGTCGCTAAATACATCAGCCGCGCCAGTGTTTGCGGCGCTAATCCTTCAAAATCCTTTTCACAATTCTTAAATGTAGAAAAGATAAACGCGCCTGTTTCCGTCGACTTTTCCTTTTGCCCTTTATGCTTCAAATAGCGCCTCTGCCCTGCTTCCTGCCGCTCGCCCAGCGCTTTCCCGTATTCGCGCCGCCGCTTAGCTTCTTCCACAGACATCACAACATACCCTGTAGAAATATCTTCGCCTGTTTCTTTATCAATAACGGCAATCTCTTTTGGTTTTTGCACCTTGACCGCCTGTGCATTCGCTGTGCGCCGTTTCCCGTTTTCCTTCGACATATCCAATCCCTCCGTTATTCATTCCCCTTCGCTATTGGGGCAATTATATATTGATTTTTATGTACTGTCAATCGCTCTCGTATTCCCGTATTTCCTTTACTTAAGCACTATTTTCATTTCAAAGATTCATCAGCGGGCTTGTCTTCATCGCCGCTTCCACAACTTCCCTATCTTTGATTCCTTCCAGATATCGCTGTGTAATTGCAATGCTTTCATGCCCCATCAAACGGGATAGCGTATAAAGGTCAAGTCCATTCCTTAACTGTACCTGCGCGTAAGTATGGCGGCAGGTATGCGGCGATATCCGCACTTCCTTACTGACCTTCGCAAACTTCCCCGCATCTTTCACCACACGCTCTATCATTTCATGCGTCAACGGTTTTGCCCTTCTGCTTACAAAAACATTAGGCGGCAAAACGCGGTATTGGAAATAGCTGTTACGCGCATTTAGATACTTGAACAGTACCTTTGCCAAGAATGGGGATTTCGGCACAACACGCTCTTTATTTCCTTTGCCATGCACCAAGATGAAATCCTGCTTTAACTGCGTATCCTGTAACGTCAGGATTTCATTTAAGCGCATCCCCGTATCAAACAGCATACAAAGGATGGCTTTGTTCCGTAGCGTCAGGAAATCAAAACCGTTATAATAATCAATCATCTTTTTGATTTCAATGTTGGTAAACGTCTTGATGATTACCTTTGGCTGGCGCAAGTTCCTGATTCGTTCTGTCAGCAAGGTGTCTATGTAATGTTCTTCATACGCATATTTAAAGTAACATTTATACGCTTTCAGAAGGTCGTTGACATATTGCGGCTTTCGTCCCGCATTGGTCTTTTCCATCAGAAAGCCCTTGATATGGCGCGGCTCCACATCTTCCAGCATCGTGATATGATGCTCCGTTGCCAGATACCGCAACAGGTATTCTATCTGTTTCCTGTAATTGTCAACCGTCTTGTCAGACAGTTTGCGGCATTGGCAGTTAAACACATACTCCATCAATAAATCTTTCAACAGCATTTTCATGTTCCTTGTTTTTGTATGTCGTGCGCAGATGCAGGTTGGATTTTTCAAAGCGATGCCGGGAGAGATAGAACATCCGGTTCATCGAGGTCGGCGGCGCTACGGAAAAATTCAAGATGCGCTACGCAAGGCATACAAAAAAGCATCCTTTCTCCCGAACATTCGTCCCATTGAAAAGATGCTTTTCTTGCATTTTTTATGCGGCTTTTTGTGTTTCATACTCCGTAGCTACGAAAACCCGAACCGTTGTCTTCACATTTTTGTCTTTTCCGTAGTCCACTGCGCCTTACACGCAAAACCGCTCTGTTATCGCATTCCTGCGAGTGCCTGTTTGATAACTTATTTCACAGTATCGATATAAGAAATCAAATCCAGCACTTTGTTCGAGTACCCCCACTCGTTGTCGTACCAGGAAATCAGCTTCATGAAGTTGCCCGTAAGCGCGATACCAGCCGTCGCGTCAAAGATGGACGTATGGGCGTCGCCGAGGATGTCGCTGGAAACGATAGCGTCTTCCGTGTAGGACATGATGCCTTTCAGTTCGCCTTCGCAAGCCTTTTTAACAGCCGCGCAGACTTCTTCATAAGTCGTGTCTTTGCCAAGACGGCAGGTGAGGTCAACAACCGAACCATCCAACGTCGGAACACGCATGGACATACCCGTCAGCTTACCGTTCAGTTCCGGAATAACCTTGCCAACCGCTTTTGCAGCACCTGTGGAAGAAGGAATGATGTTGCCGGCCGCGGCACGTCCGCCTCTCCAGTCTTTCTTGGAAGGACCGTCCACCGTCTTCTGGGTAGCCGTCGTCGCGTGAACCGTCGTCATAAGGCCCTCAACGAGACCGAAGTTGTCGTTAATAACTTTCGCCAGAGGTGCAAGGCAGTTCGTCGTGCAAGACGCATTGGAGACAATCGTCATGGACGGATCATATGTCTTGTTGTTAACACCCATTACAAACATCGGAGCGTCGGCCGACGGAGCGGAAATAACAACCTGTTTTGCACCTGCATCGATATGAGCCTGCGCTTTTTCCTTTGTTGTGAATACACCTGTGGATTCCACAACATAATCTGCGCCGATCTGTCCCCACGGGATTTCTGACGGATTCATTTTGTCGAATACTTTGATTTCGTTTCCGTTTACCACGATAGCGTCGGCCTTGTGGGAAACCTCGCCGTCGAATCTGCCGTGAACCGTATCGTATTTGAGCATATACTCCATATACTCAGGATCGATGAACGGATCGTTGATTCCAACAATCTGGATGTTCGCGTTTTTCGTCGCCGCACGGAAAACCAAACGTCCGATTCTGCCAAAACCGTTAATACCAACCTTAATAGCCATAATAGAAAGATCCTCCTAAAAAATATATAATATTTGATATACATTAAGCCTTTTTCATACATTTTACATTATATTTGATTCTACCGCGTTTTGCAACTGATTTCGATCACTTTTTCACAGGTTCGCCTTAAAACCGGCAGCTTTTCTTTTTTCCTGCTTTATAACGATTCTCCTGTTTCAATAGTTGTTATTTTACCCATCAAATAGTATAATAATTTTGTCTTAGCATGTAGT comes from Christensenellaceae bacterium and encodes:
- the xerD_2 gene encoding tyrosine recombinase XerD, whose product is MLLKDLLMEYVFNCQCRKLSDKTVDNYRKQIEYLLRYLATEHHITMLEDVEPRHIKGFLMEKTNAGRKPQYVNDLLKAYKCYFKYAYEEHYIDTLLTERIRNLRQPKVIIKTFTNIEIKKMIDYYNGFDFLTLRNKAILCMLFDTGMRLNEILTLQDTQLKQDFILVHGKGNKERVVPKSPFLAKVLFKYLNARNSYFQYRVLPPNVFVSRRAKPLTHEMIERVVKDAGKFAKVSKEVRISPHTCRHTYAQVQLRNGLDLYTLSRLMGHESIAITQRYLEGIKDREVVEAAMKTSPLMNL
- a CDS encoding glyceraldehyde-3-phosphate dehydrogenase, translating into MAIKVGINGFGRIGRLVFRAATKNANIQIVGINDPFIDPEYMEYMLKYDTVHGRFDGEVSHKADAIVVNGNEIKVFDKMNPSEIPWGQIGADYVVESTGVFTTKEKAQAHIDAGAKQVVISAPSADAPMFVMGVNNKTYDPSMTIVSNASCTTNCLAPLAKVINDNFGLVEGLMTTVHATTATQKTVDGPSKKDWRGGRAAAGNIIPSSTGAAKAVGKVIPELNGKLTGMSMRVPTLDGSVVDLTCRLGKDTTYEEVCAAVKKACEGELKGIMSYTEDAIVSSDILGDAHTSIFDATAGIALTGNFMKLISWYDNEWGYSNKVLDLISYIDTVK